One part of the Nostoc sp. PCC 7120 = FACHB-418 genome encodes these proteins:
- a CDS encoding glycosyltransferase, with protein MPLKYALVHEWLTPKATGGSELVVKEILHHVDADLYALIDFESNNPESYLYQRQIGKTFLQHFPFARNGIQKYLPFLPLAIEQLDLRQYDVILSSSHAVAKGVLTTADQLHICYCHSPMRYAWDLTFDYLRSSQMGNGVAGWVTRYLLHRLRQWDVLSANRVDYFIANSHYTARRIWRCYRREAKVIYPPVNVAEFPFSPHKEDFYLTVCRLVSYKQVSLIVKAFNQLQRPLIIIGTGSEMKQIRQLANSNIQILGWQPDDVVKKYMTKAKAFVYAACEDFGIALVEAQACGTPVIAYGVGGATETVRDVRSYKDTGTGIFFKMQTQAALVEAVEKFEMYQDALDPEYMRSHAAEFSPQNFAKRYLDFLDQCHQQKPNLAG; from the coding sequence GTGCCATTGAAATATGCTCTTGTTCATGAGTGGCTGACACCAAAAGCCACCGGCGGTTCAGAACTCGTTGTCAAAGAAATTCTGCATCATGTCGATGCCGATTTATACGCCCTCATCGACTTTGAGTCTAACAATCCTGAAAGTTATTTATACCAACGTCAGATTGGCAAGACCTTCCTCCAGCACTTTCCCTTTGCCCGTAATGGTATCCAAAAGTACCTACCCTTTTTACCCCTGGCAATCGAACAATTGGACTTGCGCCAGTATGACGTAATCTTGTCCTCATCTCATGCTGTCGCCAAAGGCGTATTGACCACTGCTGACCAGCTACATATTTGCTACTGTCATAGTCCTATGCGTTACGCCTGGGACTTAACCTTTGATTATTTGCGTTCCAGCCAAATGGGGAATGGTGTAGCGGGATGGGTGACTCGATACTTGTTACATCGTTTACGCCAATGGGATGTGTTAAGCGCCAATCGAGTCGATTACTTCATTGCCAATTCCCATTACACAGCTAGGCGGATATGGCGTTGCTATCGCCGAGAAGCCAAAGTTATTTATCCCCCGGTGAATGTGGCAGAATTTCCGTTTTCACCTCACAAAGAGGATTTTTATCTCACAGTTTGCCGATTAGTGAGTTATAAACAGGTATCCCTAATTGTGAAAGCGTTTAACCAATTGCAACGGCCATTAATCATCATCGGTACAGGTTCAGAAATGAAACAGATTCGCCAGCTAGCTAATTCTAATATTCAAATATTAGGGTGGCAGCCTGATGATGTAGTCAAAAAGTATATGACCAAAGCCAAGGCTTTTGTCTATGCTGCCTGTGAAGATTTTGGTATAGCTTTAGTGGAAGCACAAGCTTGTGGTACTCCGGTAATTGCCTATGGTGTCGGAGGTGCCACGGAAACAGTTAGGGATGTACGATCTTATAAAGATACAGGAACAGGTATATTTTTTAAAATGCAAACTCAAGCAGCTTTGGTGGAGGCAGTAGAAAAATTTGAAATGTATCAAGATGCTCTTGACCCTGAGTATATGCGATCGCACGCTGCTGAGTTTTCCCCGCAAAACTTTGCCAAGCGCTATCTAGATTTTTTAGACCAGTGCCATCAACAAAAGCCTAATTTAGCAGGTTAG
- a CDS encoding cytochrome P450: MKLPDSPKIPKFMQLVQWIYQPLQLMEASAKAHGDSFTLWLTNKRPIVFLSNPQAIQELFTTPLEQLDARGTAQVLQPLLGENSLLLLSGETHQRQRKLLTPPFHGDRMRAYGDIITNITKEVISNWQLGKPFSVRDSMQEITLRVILQAVFGLREGERYTQLQKRLCDILDLSGSALRSTLSFLPALQIDLGRWSPWGHFLRQREAIDQLLYAEIQDRRDHPDPSRTDILSLMMAARDENGEAMTDVELRDELMTLLVAGHETTASALTWALYWIHKLPQVREKLLAELDNFGDNGDVNEITRLPYLTAVCQETLRIYPIAMVTIPRITKTNLEIGGHQFAPGTMLVGCIYLMHRRPDLYPQPQEFKPERFLEKQYSLYEYLPFGGSNRRCVGMAFALYEMKLILATVLANVDLALVDNYPVKPTRRGVTLAPSGGKWLIATAQHQKIKNPVEV; this comes from the coding sequence ATGAAACTTCCAGATAGTCCAAAAATACCAAAATTTATGCAGCTAGTGCAGTGGATTTATCAGCCATTACAACTAATGGAAGCATCTGCCAAAGCTCATGGAGATTCTTTTACACTATGGCTAACCAATAAACGACCAATAGTATTTTTGAGTAACCCGCAAGCCATTCAAGAACTTTTTACTACTCCATTAGAACAATTAGACGCTAGAGGGACAGCCCAAGTTTTACAACCTTTATTAGGGGAAAATTCTTTACTGTTGCTGTCTGGAGAAACTCACCAGCGCCAGCGTAAGTTGTTAACACCGCCTTTTCATGGCGATCGCATGAGGGCTTATGGCGATATCATTACTAACATCACCAAAGAAGTCATCAGTAATTGGCAATTAGGCAAACCCTTCTCAGTGCGCGACTCTATGCAGGAAATTACCTTGCGGGTCATTTTACAAGCTGTTTTTGGTTTACGCGAGGGAGAACGTTACACCCAACTGCAAAAACGCCTCTGTGACATCTTAGATTTAAGCGGTTCTGCCTTACGTTCTACCCTTTCCTTTTTGCCTGCATTGCAGATAGACTTAGGTCGCTGGAGTCCTTGGGGTCACTTCTTGCGTCAACGAGAGGCAATTGACCAACTGCTTTACGCCGAAATTCAAGACCGCAGAGATCATCCAGACCCATCCCGCACTGATATCCTGTCCTTGATGATGGCAGCACGGGATGAAAATGGCGAAGCCATGACCGATGTTGAATTGCGGGATGAATTGATGACGTTGTTAGTCGCAGGTCATGAAACCACCGCCTCAGCTTTGACATGGGCTTTATACTGGATTCACAAATTACCGCAAGTACGAGAGAAACTTCTGGCTGAGTTAGATAATTTTGGTGACAATGGCGACGTAAATGAAATTACTCGCTTACCTTATTTAACGGCTGTCTGTCAGGAGACACTACGCATTTATCCCATTGCGATGGTGACCATTCCGCGTATTACCAAGACAAATTTAGAAATTGGTGGTCATCAATTTGCACCAGGAACAATGCTTGTCGGCTGCATTTATTTAATGCACCGCCGACCAGATTTATATCCCCAACCGCAAGAGTTTAAGCCAGAAAGGTTTTTAGAAAAGCAGTATTCGTTATATGAATATCTACCATTTGGTGGCAGTAACCGTCGCTGTGTAGGTATGGCTTTTGCCTTGTATGAGATGAAATTAATTTTGGCGACGGTCTTAGCAAATGTAGACTTAGCACTAGTTGATAACTATCCCGTCAAACCCACCCGACGCGGTGTCACCTTAGCACCCTCCGGCGGTAAATGGTTAATCGCCACCGCACAGCATCAAAAAATCAAAAACCCTGTAGAAGTATAG
- a CDS encoding cation:proton antiporter encodes MVDIYIIDLFVIGLLLLVVTLGSGWISRLPLSFALIYLLVGIILGPYGFGLIQLRRDDVFNADLLERITEFVVIISVFSCGLKIIHPLRRRVWDITARLIGFLMPISIFAIAVVAKLFLGMNWGEAILLGAILAPTDPVLASEVQLTDINDKDELRFGLTSEGGLNDALAFPFVYFGLFAIKDDNWNTWFKQWVAVDLIWAIAAALIMGFVVAKAIVWIDQKVQKRRSADALMEDFIALSAILLTYSLTEVVNGYGFLAVFIAGLVFQDTYRNPEKPLAQLEFIERLEKLLEVGTILLLGSILLWQPIINYGYQSLIIIIFLFLIIRPIGAWISTIGKRPLASHRRRLHPGTRWLLGWFGIRGVGSLYYLAYAFGHGLKDAVAEEIAWITYTTVVVSVVIHGISATPLMSWYERNIANEQKTSLPETLN; translated from the coding sequence ATGGTAGATATTTATATTATTGACCTATTTGTAATTGGGCTACTTTTGCTCGTCGTTACATTAGGTTCTGGTTGGATTTCGCGGTTACCTCTATCTTTTGCCTTGATATATCTCTTAGTGGGAATCATTCTCGGCCCTTATGGCTTTGGGTTGATACAACTAAGGCGGGATGATGTATTTAATGCAGATTTATTGGAAAGAATCACAGAATTTGTCGTCATTATTTCCGTTTTTAGCTGTGGATTAAAAATAATCCATCCCCTGAGACGTAGAGTGTGGGATATTACCGCACGCCTTATTGGTTTCTTAATGCCTATTTCTATTTTTGCCATAGCTGTTGTAGCTAAATTATTTTTAGGCATGAATTGGGGCGAAGCGATTTTATTAGGAGCCATTCTTGCCCCCACTGACCCAGTGTTAGCATCGGAAGTTCAACTAACAGATATCAATGATAAAGATGAGCTACGTTTTGGTTTAACCTCGGAAGGTGGTTTAAATGATGCCTTAGCATTTCCTTTTGTCTATTTTGGACTTTTTGCTATCAAAGATGACAACTGGAACACATGGTTTAAGCAGTGGGTAGCAGTTGATTTAATTTGGGCGATCGCTGCTGCATTAATTATGGGTTTTGTTGTTGCCAAAGCAATAGTTTGGATTGATCAAAAAGTCCAGAAGCGTCGTTCTGCTGATGCGTTGATGGAAGATTTTATTGCTCTCAGTGCAATATTGTTAACTTATTCTCTAACAGAAGTTGTCAACGGTTATGGATTTTTAGCAGTATTTATTGCTGGATTAGTTTTCCAAGATACTTATAGAAATCCAGAAAAACCACTTGCACAATTAGAATTTATTGAACGCTTAGAAAAACTTTTAGAAGTTGGCACAATATTATTATTAGGTTCGATATTACTATGGCAACCAATAATTAACTATGGCTATCAGTCTTTGATAATAATTATTTTCCTATTTTTAATTATTCGACCTATTGGAGCCTGGATTAGCACCATTGGCAAACGTCCTTTAGCATCCCATCGCCGCCGCCTCCATCCTGGAACTCGCTGGTTACTTGGCTGGTTTGGCATTCGTGGCGTTGGTTCCTTATATTATCTCGCCTATGCCTTTGGTCATGGTTTAAAAGATGCAGTTGCCGAAGAAATAGCTTGGATAACTTACACTACGGTGGTAGTTTCTGTAGTTATACATGGCATATCTGCTACGCCATTAATGAGTTGGTATGAACGCAATATTGCTAATGAGCAGAAAACTTCTTTGCCTGAAACTTTAAATTAA
- a CDS encoding GDP-L-fucose synthase family protein, whose protein sequence is MTALELKNKRILVTGGAGFLGRQVIDQLCQAGADTAKISVPRSRDLDLRVWENCQRAVDQQDIIIHLAAHVGGIGLNREKPAELFYDNLIMGTQLIHAAHQAGVEKFVCVGTICAYPKFTPVPFKEDDLWNGYPEETNAPYGVAKKALLVQLQSYRQQYGFNGVYLLPVNLYGPEDNFDPGSSHVIPALIRKVYEAQVRGDKEFPVWGDGSPTREFLYSEDAARGIVMGTQFYNDSEPINLGTGYEISIRDLVTLICELMEFKGEIIWETDKPNGQPRRCLDTERAKQAFNFTAQVDFKQGLKNTIDWYRQNAA, encoded by the coding sequence ATGACCGCCTTAGAACTAAAAAATAAACGGATTCTTGTCACTGGTGGGGCAGGGTTTCTAGGTCGTCAGGTAATAGATCAGCTGTGTCAAGCTGGAGCTGATACGGCGAAAATTAGTGTACCGCGATCGCGTGACTTGGATTTACGTGTTTGGGAAAATTGCCAACGTGCAGTAGATCAACAAGATATTATTATCCACTTAGCTGCTCATGTGGGTGGTATTGGACTCAACCGGGAAAAACCCGCAGAGTTGTTCTACGATAACTTGATCATGGGTACTCAATTAATCCATGCTGCCCATCAAGCTGGAGTAGAAAAATTTGTGTGTGTGGGTACAATCTGTGCTTATCCCAAATTTACCCCAGTACCATTTAAAGAAGACGACCTGTGGAACGGTTATCCAGAAGAAACGAATGCTCCATACGGAGTTGCTAAAAAAGCTCTTTTAGTTCAATTGCAATCTTATCGTCAGCAGTATGGCTTTAATGGCGTTTACTTGCTGCCAGTAAATTTATATGGGCCAGAGGATAACTTTGATCCCGGTAGTTCTCATGTCATCCCAGCGTTAATTCGCAAAGTCTACGAAGCTCAAGTTAGGGGTGATAAAGAGTTTCCAGTTTGGGGGGATGGTAGTCCTACCCGCGAGTTTCTCTATTCTGAAGATGCAGCGCGGGGTATTGTGATGGGAACTCAATTCTACAATGACTCCGAACCAATCAACTTGGGAACTGGTTACGAAATCTCCATCCGCGATTTAGTCACACTCATCTGTGAATTGATGGAATTTAAAGGTGAAATTATTTGGGAAACCGATAAACCCAATGGTCAACCCCGCCGTTGTTTGGATACCGAACGAGCGAAGCAAGCTTTTAATTTCACAGCCCAAGTAGACTTTAAACAGGGATTGAAAAATACCATTGACTGGTATCGGCAAAATGCTGCTTAG
- a CDS encoding sugar transferase, with protein MNRLAIVNHPMNADFLQQPVHYSTISVRKRLIDIIGAIVGLIITAIITIPIAILTIINDPGPIFYSQIRCGLNGRHFRIWKFRSMVVNADKVKHLVKNQAQGHIFKSVNDPRITPMGQFLRRTSLDEFPQFWNVLIGDMSLVGTRPPTPDEVVHYEPRHWERLRVKPGMTGEWQTKGRSNIKDFETIVQMDLDYQRKWSITYDLNLILKTVWVVLKKSGAC; from the coding sequence ATGAATAGATTAGCTATTGTGAATCATCCAATGAATGCGGACTTTTTACAACAGCCTGTACACTATTCAACTATTAGCGTTAGAAAAAGATTAATTGATATTATCGGTGCTATTGTGGGGCTGATAATTACAGCCATTATCACAATCCCCATAGCTATACTTACTATTATTAATGATCCTGGGCCAATATTTTATTCTCAAATTCGTTGCGGTCTGAACGGCAGACATTTCCGCATTTGGAAATTCCGTTCTATGGTGGTTAACGCCGATAAAGTTAAACATTTAGTAAAAAACCAAGCTCAGGGTCACATATTTAAATCGGTGAATGACCCACGTATCACCCCTATGGGTCAATTTTTGCGTCGTACCAGCTTAGATGAGTTTCCCCAATTTTGGAATGTTCTGATAGGGGATATGAGTTTAGTGGGAACCCGTCCACCCACACCTGATGAAGTCGTTCACTATGAACCACGTCACTGGGAACGATTACGGGTTAAACCAGGAATGACGGGAGAATGGCAAACTAAAGGTCGTTCCAACATTAAAGATTTTGAAACTATCGTACAGATGGATTTAGATTATCAACGTAAATGGTCTATAACTTACGACCTCAATCTGATATTAAAAACCGTGTGGGTAGTGCTAAAAAAAAGCGGTGCTTGTTAG
- a CDS encoding sugar transferase, protein MTAQSSLLSGKRRLRQDASSSMRSTVKRGQKTKTPKIKPKGLSLQGINGEFAKRLFDIVFSLLVLILFSPVYLILASLIALSSEGPIFYVQERIGQNYKPFNCIKFRTMVSNADEVLMQMMETSPQLRQEFESSFKLKKDPRITKIGQFLRITSLDEFPQFWNVLKGDMSVVGPRPLVAEELPKYGDHIEQVLTIRPGITGLWQVSGRNDIPYPRRVQIDLHYVKSRTLWLDLWIILKTIDVVIMPKNNGAY, encoded by the coding sequence ATGACTGCCCAGAGTTCACTCCTCTCCGGCAAACGACGCTTACGGCAAGATGCTAGCTCGTCTATGCGTTCTACAGTCAAGCGTGGTCAAAAAACAAAGACACCTAAAATCAAACCCAAAGGTTTGTCTTTGCAAGGTATCAACGGAGAGTTTGCGAAAAGACTTTTCGATATTGTGTTTTCTTTATTGGTGTTGATCCTATTCTCACCAGTCTATTTAATCTTGGCATCGCTGATTGCTTTAAGCTCAGAAGGCCCAATTTTTTATGTCCAAGAAAGAATCGGCCAAAACTACAAACCCTTTAATTGTATTAAATTCCGGACAATGGTCAGCAACGCTGATGAAGTCCTCATGCAAATGATGGAAACATCACCACAGTTGCGGCAGGAATTTGAAAGTAGTTTTAAGCTCAAAAAAGACCCCAGAATTACTAAGATTGGTCAATTTTTACGAATTACCAGCCTGGATGAATTTCCCCAATTCTGGAATGTTTTAAAAGGGGATATGAGTGTTGTTGGCCCACGCCCTTTAGTAGCAGAAGAATTACCAAAATATGGTGATCACATCGAACAAGTTCTAACAATTCGACCAGGGATTACTGGATTATGGCAAGTTTCAGGAAGGAATGACATTCCCTATCCCCGACGAGTGCAAATCGATTTGCATTATGTGAAATCTAGGACTCTCTGGTTGGACTTATGGATTATATTGAAAACAATTGATGTGGTAATCATGCCTAAAAATAACGGAGCATACTGA
- a CDS encoding carbohydrate ABC transporter permease, with the protein MNWKTQNSPWRTLVMYGLLGVIAFITLFPLLWLISTALKSPTENIFQSPPQLLPNQPTVDNFFKVWNSLPFGQYLYNSTLVSVLTVGLNLLFCSLAAYPLARLSFPGRDWIFIAIVSTIMIPFQIVMIPLYILTVQLGLRNTYLGMMFPSLASAFGIFLLRQAFMGVPKEIEEAARMDGSSELGLWWHIMLPAVRPALVTLAIFVFIGAWSDFLWPLIVIQDENLYTLPLGVAKLAGTFSLDWRLVAAGSVIAIAPVLLLFLILQRYIVETDIGSGVKG; encoded by the coding sequence ATGAATTGGAAAACGCAAAATTCACCCTGGCGAACGCTGGTAATGTATGGTTTATTAGGTGTGATCGCCTTCATCACTCTCTTCCCTTTGTTGTGGCTCATCAGCACTGCTTTAAAATCACCTACAGAAAATATTTTTCAGTCTCCACCGCAGTTATTACCAAATCAACCAACGGTAGATAATTTTTTTAAGGTGTGGAATTCTCTGCCATTTGGGCAATATTTATACAACAGTACTTTAGTCTCTGTACTGACTGTAGGGTTAAATCTCTTATTTTGCTCCTTAGCCGCTTACCCCTTAGCAAGACTATCATTTCCGGGGAGAGACTGGATTTTTATTGCGATCGTTTCTACGATTATGATTCCCTTCCAAATCGTGATGATACCACTGTACATTTTGACTGTGCAGTTGGGCTTACGCAATACTTATCTCGGTATGATGTTTCCCAGTTTGGCTTCTGCTTTTGGTATTTTCCTTTTAAGACAAGCTTTTATGGGTGTTCCCAAAGAAATAGAAGAAGCTGCCAGGATGGATGGTAGTTCGGAGTTAGGCTTGTGGTGGCATATTATGTTACCTGCGGTAAGACCAGCATTGGTAACTCTAGCTATTTTCGTCTTTATCGGCGCTTGGAGTGACTTTCTGTGGCCGTTGATTGTGATTCAAGATGAGAATTTGTATACCTTGCCTTTGGGTGTAGCTAAACTGGCGGGGACGTTTTCCCTTGACTGGCGTTTGGTTGCGGCTGGTTCCGTAATTGCGATCGCCCCTGTACTGTTACTATTTCTTATACTACAGCGTTACATCGTAGAAACAGATATTGGTAGTGGTGTCAAAGGTTAA
- a CDS encoding NAD-dependent epimerase/dehydratase family protein yields MRILIMGGTRFIGVYLTQILVEQGHEVVLFNRGNRPLPALQGVGQIIGDRTDATQLKEKLSAENFDVVFDNNGRELTDTQPLAEIFQDRVQHFVYMSSAGVYLKSDQLPHIEGDKVDPKSRHKGKHETEAYLQQIGLPFTSIRPTYIYGPRNYNDLESWFFDRIVRDRPLPIPVNGLHITQLGHVKDLAMAMSQVIGNKQAIGQVYNISGDRYVTFDGLARACAQALGKSADDLKIVHYDPKKFDFGKRKAFPMRVQHFFASVNKAQTELNWQPQYDLISGLADAYENDYVASGRDKSEIDFSVDDEILKA; encoded by the coding sequence ATGCGAATTTTAATAATGGGTGGTACTAGGTTCATTGGTGTCTATTTGACGCAAATCCTGGTTGAACAAGGACATGAGGTAGTACTTTTCAATCGTGGTAATCGACCGTTACCAGCTTTACAGGGAGTAGGACAAATTATAGGCGATCGCACGGATGCCACGCAGCTCAAAGAAAAATTATCAGCAGAAAATTTTGATGTTGTTTTTGACAATAACGGGCGGGAATTAACGGATACTCAACCACTGGCGGAAATTTTCCAAGATAGAGTGCAGCATTTTGTTTATATGAGTTCTGCGGGGGTTTATCTCAAATCCGACCAGCTACCCCATATAGAAGGGGATAAGGTAGACCCCAAAAGTCGCCACAAAGGTAAGCATGAAACCGAGGCTTATTTGCAGCAAATAGGATTACCCTTTACCTCGATTCGTCCCACCTACATTTACGGCCCACGTAACTACAATGATTTAGAAAGCTGGTTCTTTGATCGGATTGTACGCGATCGCCCCCTGCCCATTCCAGTTAATGGGCTGCATATTACTCAGTTAGGTCATGTCAAAGATTTAGCAATGGCAATGTCGCAAGTGATTGGCAACAAACAGGCGATTGGGCAAGTATATAATATTTCTGGCGATCGCTATGTCACGTTTGATGGTTTAGCTCGTGCTTGCGCCCAAGCCTTGGGAAAATCAGCCGATGATCTTAAAATTGTCCATTACGACCCGAAAAAATTTGATTTTGGTAAACGCAAAGCTTTCCCCATGCGAGTGCAACATTTCTTTGCTTCAGTAAATAAAGCACAGACAGAATTAAATTGGCAACCGCAATATGATTTAATTTCTGGGCTGGCTGACGCTTATGAAAATGATTATGTAGCAAGTGGACGCGATAAATCAGAAATAGATTTCTCTGTAGATGACGAGATTCTCAAAGCTTAG
- a CDS encoding 5-formyltetrahydrofolate cyclo-ligase has protein sequence MSAVNDHQVLTKSQLRRSLIKTRQSMSIGEWREKSDRISCLLQSSTLFTQSTTILAYFSFRQEPDLSSLFAHTHHRWGFPRCVDQSLRWHSWIPKDSLNINAYGIKEPDPQAPTIDPEEVDLILVPSVACNYQGYRLGYGGGYYDRLLSSPEWSTKPSIGIVFDFAYLPQLPIENWDQPLQAVLTETSFHVNS, from the coding sequence ATGAGCGCAGTGAATGACCATCAAGTATTAACTAAATCTCAATTACGTCGGAGTTTAATCAAAACTCGACAGTCTATGTCTATTGGAGAATGGCGAGAAAAGAGCGATCGCATCTCTTGTCTATTACAATCTTCCACTCTTTTTACTCAATCCACAACTATACTGGCCTATTTCAGCTTTCGTCAAGAACCTGATCTTAGCTCCTTATTTGCCCATACTCACCACCGTTGGGGATTTCCTCGCTGCGTTGATCAATCCCTGCGGTGGCATAGTTGGATACCTAAAGATTCCTTAAATATCAACGCTTACGGTATCAAAGAGCCTGATCCACAAGCGCCAACCATAGACCCTGAGGAAGTTGATTTAATTCTCGTTCCCAGCGTTGCTTGTAACTATCAAGGATACCGTTTAGGCTACGGAGGAGGTTACTACGATCGCCTACTGAGTTCTCCGGAATGGTCAACCAAGCCAAGCATTGGCATTGTCTTTGATTTTGCTTATTTGCCTCAATTACCCATAGAAAATTGGGATCAGCCTTTACAAGCAGTCTTGACAGAAACATCTTTTCATGTTAATAGTTAA